A window of the Schlesneria paludicola DSM 18645 genome harbors these coding sequences:
- a CDS encoding bL32 family ribosomal protein produces MIEFYCPHCDKLLKTSPDRAGLEAKCPGCGELVVVPTPSTEGDQFGEPHDAVVDDHSDVRCPVCGEPILPHQSRCSLCGAAFERDQSNPERLSRQRETRPFPPGEVISEAVRIWSKRWPLLAAAFLLKCVLIGLPAVVLLGLFAIVQSAFVPNQQGNDDVVVGILLGGTLLLTLLTLALTTYLQAGSFVLHLKVARQQPASIGDLFAGGPYWSRMFVCGLLVNLMICLAAIACFIPSLIVQAIFLPYGYILVGENRSSLDCLSRSKELTDGNWGSLLLLVILSIACYYVGMIACYIGLVLTVPLVDLFSAVAYERMLQQTPMSKLNSDS; encoded by the coding sequence ATGATCGAATTTTATTGTCCGCACTGCGACAAGCTTTTGAAGACGTCTCCCGATCGAGCGGGCCTCGAAGCCAAGTGTCCTGGCTGCGGTGAACTCGTCGTGGTCCCCACTCCGTCAACGGAGGGAGATCAATTCGGCGAACCACATGATGCAGTGGTCGATGATCATTCCGATGTGCGCTGCCCGGTCTGCGGCGAACCGATCTTGCCGCATCAGTCACGTTGCTCGCTGTGCGGTGCCGCATTCGAACGCGATCAATCGAATCCCGAGCGCCTCAGTCGTCAACGAGAGACTCGGCCGTTTCCACCAGGTGAAGTCATTTCAGAAGCCGTCAGAATCTGGTCGAAGCGATGGCCGCTGCTGGCCGCCGCATTTCTGCTGAAATGCGTTCTCATCGGACTCCCCGCGGTCGTTTTGCTCGGCCTGTTCGCAATCGTCCAATCCGCTTTTGTGCCGAATCAACAAGGAAACGACGACGTCGTCGTCGGTATTCTATTGGGAGGAACTCTGCTCCTAACTCTGCTCACATTGGCCCTTACGACCTATCTGCAGGCCGGATCTTTTGTACTGCATCTGAAAGTCGCACGGCAACAGCCCGCATCCATCGGAGATCTGTTTGCAGGGGGGCCCTATTGGTCTCGAATGTTTGTATGCGGACTGCTGGTCAATCTGATGATTTGCCTGGCCGCGATCGCCTGCTTCATTCCAAGTCTGATTGTGCAGGCGATTTTTCTGCCTTACGGATACATCCTGGTGGGAGAAAATCGATCGAGTCTGGACTGTCTGTCTCGTTCCAAAGAACTGACCGACGGAAACTGGGGATCACTGTTGCTACTCGTCATCCTCAGCATCGCGTGTTACTACGTGGGCATGATTGCCTGCTACATTGGTTTGGTTTTGACGGTGCCACTTGTCGACCTGTTTTCCGCAGTGGCCTATGAACGGATGTTGCAGCAGACGCCCATGAGCAAGCTCAACTCTGACTCTTGA
- the pgsA gene encoding CDP-diacylglycerol--glycerol-3-phosphate 3-phosphatidyltransferase, translated as MNTTTSHPQKPAERSLNVPNAITLARLLLSFVLFALIQWSTAWVWAAGLFVFSVATDVLDGYIARKYQLITQLGRILDPFVDKFITIGTFLFLLPHPQSGVTPWMVVIVLGREILVTSLRGYLEQQGADFSASASGKLKMFLQCVAATLALLSLDPAYAAWSVGPIGLPLVRDILLWTMVAVTLWSGFDYVKRAIELLRVTG; from the coding sequence ATGAATACCACAACCTCTCATCCGCAGAAGCCCGCAGAGCGGTCACTGAATGTGCCAAATGCGATCACGCTGGCGCGGCTGCTGTTGTCGTTTGTTCTGTTTGCACTGATTCAGTGGAGCACTGCCTGGGTGTGGGCCGCGGGGCTGTTCGTGTTCTCGGTCGCGACCGATGTGCTCGACGGCTATATTGCCCGGAAGTATCAGCTCATCACTCAGCTGGGGCGGATCCTCGATCCGTTCGTCGATAAGTTCATTACAATCGGCACATTTCTGTTCTTATTGCCGCATCCGCAATCGGGTGTGACGCCCTGGATGGTGGTGATTGTGCTGGGGCGCGAAATTCTGGTCACCAGCCTGCGTGGCTATCTCGAGCAGCAGGGGGCCGATTTCTCGGCGTCGGCGTCTGGCAAGCTGAAGATGTTTTTGCAGTGTGTGGCCGCGACGTTGGCGCTGCTGTCGCTCGACCCTGCCTACGCTGCATGGTCAGTCGGCCCGATCGGATTGCCTCTCGTGCGAGATATTCTGCTCTGGACAATGGTCGCGGTCACGCTTTGGAGCGGATTCGATTATGTCAAGCGGGCGATCGAGTTGCTGCGAGTCACCGGCTGA